A single window of Sporosarcina sp. Marseille-Q4943 DNA harbors:
- a CDS encoding PLDc N-terminal domain-containing protein, with the protein MSELASIPWSLILPVLVLQLILMVVALVDVIRHQRTNGPFIMWIFIILLLGLIGPILYFIFGRKQA; encoded by the coding sequence ATGTCTGAGCTAGCAAGCATACCTTGGAGCCTCATTTTACCGGTACTTGTACTTCAATTGATCCTGATGGTTGTCGCTTTAGTTGATGTCATCCGTCATCAACGGACGAATGGGCCATTCATCATGTGGATTTTCATCATATTGCTCCTCGGTCTCATTGGGCCGATTTTGTATTTTATCTTCGGGAGGAAGCAAGCATGA
- a CDS encoding ABC transporter ATP-binding protein: MTQLLQVSELLKIYGSHKAADSITFELAEGTSTALIGPNGAGKTTTLSMLAGLVTPTSGTILFRGKPKPDIRASIGYLPQYPKFFPWLTALEFTEMAAVLSGVEKRQALSEAKKTLEFVGLGDAMKKRTGTFSGGMKQRLGLAQAIVHEPELLLLDEPVSALDPVGRRQVMNLLKELQQKTTILYSTHILNDAEEMTDQLLFLRKGVLVENGSLETIREKYANPRILIEFQSVEEVERFTAISPWAAEKEKKQVSIDALNESVGTPEVIALLHKESLHIRKVELQTASLEEIFMKVVMEE, from the coding sequence ATGACGCAATTGCTGCAAGTGAGCGAACTTTTGAAGATTTATGGGAGTCACAAAGCTGCGGATTCGATCACATTCGAATTGGCGGAAGGCACGTCGACTGCATTAATCGGGCCGAATGGGGCAGGGAAGACGACAACCTTGTCCATGCTTGCAGGTCTTGTCACCCCGACGAGCGGAACCATTTTATTCCGAGGAAAACCAAAACCGGATATCCGGGCCTCCATCGGATACCTTCCTCAATACCCGAAGTTCTTCCCTTGGCTGACGGCACTTGAATTTACGGAGATGGCTGCGGTGTTGAGTGGCGTCGAAAAGAGGCAAGCGTTGTCCGAAGCTAAAAAGACTCTCGAATTTGTCGGCCTAGGTGACGCGATGAAGAAAAGAACGGGAACATTTTCAGGAGGGATGAAACAACGGCTTGGTTTGGCACAGGCGATTGTCCATGAACCGGAACTGTTATTGTTAGATGAGCCTGTATCGGCGCTTGACCCGGTCGGGCGGCGGCAAGTGATGAATTTATTAAAGGAGCTTCAACAGAAAACGACAATTTTATACTCGACTCATATATTGAATGACGCGGAAGAGATGACAGACCAGCTGTTATTCTTGCGAAAAGGTGTCCTTGTCGAAAATGGGTCGCTTGAGACGATCCGTGAAAAATACGCTAATCCCCGTATTCTAATTGAGTTCCAGTCGGTCGAGGAAGTGGAGAGGTTTACCGCTATTTCACCATGGGCAGCTGAAAAAGAGAAGAAACAAGTATCCATTGACGCTCTGAATGAAAGTGTTGGCACACCTGAAGTCATCGCGTTGCTGCATAAGGAATCCCTCCATATTCGGAAGGTGGAATTGCAGACTGCAAGTTTGGAAGAGATCTTCATGAAAGTGGTGATGGAGGAATGA
- a CDS encoding ABC transporter permease: protein MSNLNVLLRKEWRENIRSFKLYWIPIVFIIFGALEPITNHYLPEIMKSIGNLPEGSEFAWPEFRGEDIFVSLMSQYQMIGILVIILAFMGSISGERKNGTATLLYVRPMSFGQYFLSKWIVVNGIVLGSVWLGFLAAWYYIRILFNSVAAGEVFAFVGIYSLWLVFAVTVVLALSAWLPTGAVAGLSILVLIVFQIIDGVVGTYWTVSPWKLSAYAPNAFGTFAEQSAYWMSVGLTVALIALLVLFGMYMAKRNAAKTLV from the coding sequence ATGAGCAACCTCAATGTATTATTGCGCAAGGAATGGCGTGAAAACATTCGTAGTTTCAAATTGTATTGGATCCCAATAGTTTTTATCATCTTTGGGGCTCTTGAACCGATTACGAACCATTACCTTCCCGAAATTATGAAAAGTATCGGCAACTTGCCTGAGGGATCGGAATTCGCCTGGCCGGAATTCCGAGGGGAAGACATTTTCGTCTCATTGATGAGCCAATACCAGATGATCGGCATCCTTGTCATCATCCTAGCTTTCATGGGTTCCATTTCAGGTGAGCGGAAAAACGGAACAGCAACGCTTCTATACGTGCGACCCATGTCATTCGGTCAATATTTCCTCAGTAAATGGATTGTCGTCAATGGGATTGTATTAGGGAGTGTTTGGTTAGGTTTTTTGGCGGCATGGTATTATATCCGCATTCTGTTCAATTCGGTGGCAGCAGGGGAAGTCTTTGCGTTTGTAGGGATTTATAGTTTGTGGTTGGTTTTTGCTGTGACTGTTGTCCTTGCGTTAAGCGCTTGGTTGCCAACAGGAGCGGTTGCAGGGCTTTCCATCTTAGTCTTGATCGTTTTCCAAATCATAGACGGCGTAGTCGGCACGTACTGGACAGTGTCACCATGGAAATTAAGCGCATATGCGCCGAATGCATTCGGCACATTCGCAGAGCAATCAGCCTATTGGATGAGTGTCGGGCTTACAGTCGCCCTCATCGCTTTGCTTGTCCTATTTGGTATGTATATGGCTAAAAGGAATGCAGCCAAGACACTCGTCTGA
- a CDS encoding CsbD family protein, translating into MKERGYSEKLKGAVNKVKGEAKDQFGNATDDAMLQAEGKLDKLKGEAQQEVGEFKDRFGNYKNERR; encoded by the coding sequence ATGAAAGAACGAGGATACTCTGAAAAGTTGAAAGGTGCCGTAAATAAAGTCAAAGGTGAAGCAAAAGACCAATTCGGCAATGCTACGGACGATGCAATGCTGCAGGCGGAAGGTAAATTGGATAAATTGAAAGGCGAAGCACAACAGGAAGTCGGTGAATTCAAAGATCGTTTCGGCAACTATAAGAATGAGCGCCGCTGA
- a CDS encoding sorbosone dehydrogenase family protein, whose translation MKRLVLLIIILCLVGCSSSTGEWDSGMYTVSRVATNLESPWSIASDAQTFFISERNGTIVRIEKDGKMTREEVILSEPLSSAAEAGLLGFVLRKDFSESSLAYAYYTYDLDGRPVNRIVTLFREGGEWHEKEILLDHIESGRVHHGGRLALSPDETLFATIGDGASPENAQNPRSFNGKIVKLQEDGSFSIVSLGHRNPQGLAWNSAGELYSSEHGQSANDEINMIEQGGNYGWPEIEGNESKEGMRSPLLTSGANETWAPSGMTFHNGLLYVAALRGEAILVIDSREMRIAGKIEGYGRIRDVYSDGESLYFISNNTDGRGTPSEFDDVLYRLTVINKIIYEEK comes from the coding sequence ATGAAACGGCTTGTATTATTGATCATCATCCTGTGTCTTGTTGGGTGTTCATCATCAACGGGCGAATGGGACAGCGGTATGTACACTGTGTCTAGAGTAGCAACAAATTTGGAATCCCCTTGGTCCATCGCTTCTGACGCACAAACATTCTTCATATCGGAACGGAACGGGACAATCGTGCGGATTGAAAAGGATGGAAAGATGACTCGGGAAGAAGTTATCCTATCGGAGCCATTATCGTCTGCAGCGGAAGCGGGGTTGTTAGGATTCGTCCTTCGTAAGGACTTCAGTGAATCTTCTCTTGCCTATGCCTACTACACGTACGACCTTGACGGGCGGCCTGTCAATCGGATTGTGACACTGTTCCGCGAAGGTGGGGAATGGCACGAGAAAGAGATACTACTGGATCATATTGAATCGGGGCGTGTCCATCATGGAGGGCGGCTTGCGCTATCTCCTGATGAGACTCTTTTTGCTACGATTGGTGACGGAGCGTCCCCTGAAAATGCTCAAAATCCTCGTTCATTTAACGGAAAGATTGTGAAACTACAGGAGGATGGCAGTTTCAGTATTGTCAGTTTGGGTCATCGGAATCCACAAGGACTGGCATGGAATTCAGCAGGAGAACTTTATTCATCGGAACATGGACAATCTGCAAACGATGAAATCAACATGATTGAGCAAGGCGGGAACTATGGGTGGCCGGAAATCGAAGGGAATGAGAGCAAGGAAGGCATGCGATCCCCTTTGCTTACTTCCGGGGCAAACGAAACGTGGGCGCCGTCCGGTATGACATTTCACAACGGTTTGCTATATGTCGCGGCACTTAGAGGGGAAGCCATTTTAGTCATTGACTCAAGAGAGATGAGGATTGCAGGAAAAATCGAAGGCTACGGCCGTATACGAGATGTCTATTCGGACGGGGAGTCACTTTACTTCATTTCCAATAACACGGACGGACGGGGGACTCCTTCCGAATTTGACGACGTTTTGTATAGACTAACGGTTATCAATAAAATAATATATGAGGAAAAGTAG
- a CDS encoding gluconate 2-dehydrogenase subunit 3 family protein yields MTNEQKGLSRRDFLKTTGIATGALVGGGVIGGLIGYNAKKDGKTTNDANAIGGHEASSVKGLMFFTNQQDFHVLSQAVERIFPEDDLGPGAIGLGVPYFIDNQLAGNYGSNAREYMQGPFFAGEATQGYQSRLTRAEIFRQGIARMEEEAQKRYQKGFAELDGGQMDEILTSFQKNEVEMKGVTSEFFFRLLRQATLDGAYADPIYNGNANMDGWRMKGFPGHQMAYINVIEEEKFQKIEPKSISSMQH; encoded by the coding sequence ATGACAAACGAGCAAAAAGGATTATCGAGACGTGATTTCCTGAAAACGACAGGAATTGCAACTGGAGCGTTGGTCGGCGGGGGAGTGATTGGCGGTCTAATTGGATACAACGCCAAAAAAGACGGAAAAACGACAAATGATGCAAATGCCATAGGAGGACATGAAGCGTCATCAGTCAAAGGGTTGATGTTCTTCACAAATCAGCAGGACTTCCATGTACTTTCCCAAGCTGTTGAACGGATTTTTCCAGAGGATGATCTTGGGCCCGGAGCAATCGGTCTCGGCGTTCCTTATTTCATAGATAACCAGTTGGCGGGAAATTACGGCAGCAACGCACGCGAATATATGCAAGGCCCATTTTTCGCGGGTGAAGCAACGCAAGGCTATCAAAGTAGGTTGACACGTGCGGAAATTTTTCGACAAGGGATCGCAAGAATGGAAGAAGAGGCGCAGAAACGCTATCAAAAAGGATTTGCCGAGCTGGATGGCGGCCAAATGGACGAGATTCTCACGTCATTCCAAAAAAACGAAGTGGAAATGAAGGGAGTTACTTCGGAATTCTTCTTCCGGCTACTTCGCCAAGCGACGTTGGATGGAGCTTACGCCGATCCAATCTATAACGGCAATGCGAATATGGATGGCTGGAGGATGAAAGGATTCCCTGGCCACCAAATGGCATATATCAATGTAATTGAAGAAGAGAAGTTTCAAAAGATTGAACCAAAATCAATCAGCAGCATGCAACATTGA
- a CDS encoding GMC family oxidoreductase, protein MAKTLDKVDVVVVGVGWAGGIIAAECAKAGLKVRGLERGKSRGTADYLMVHDEYRYAIRYELMQDLSKETITFRNHRKMRALPMRQMGSFLLGEGLGGAGTHWNGHTFRFLPYDFEIKTMTEQKYGKNKLSKDYLLQDWGVTYDELEPYFDKYEKTAGISGEDVNPFWGKRSSDFPTPPMKRTPILKKFENATTSLGYHPYMLPSANLSEAYTNPDGEAIGQCQYCAFCERFGCEYGAKSSAEITVIPTAMKTGNFEVQFHANVVEVLKSGNKVTGVRYIDTESGEEFIQPAEVVVLTSYVMNNAKLLMVSKIGEQYNPDTGRGTLGKNYAYQILPGATGFFDEQMNVFMGAGALGMTIDDFNGDSFDHSDLDFIHGASISIVQTGYRPIQTNPIPPDVPAWGAEFKKASIENYTRTLSVGGQGASMPHRENFMSLDPDYRDVYGVPLLQLTYNFTEQDRKLHQYLTDRIAEIMKEMGAKTVVPGNPISDYDIVPYQTTHNTGGTIMGTDPGNSVVNTYLQHWDAENLFVVGAGNFPHNGGYNPTGTVGALAYRTSEAIVKYSKTGGSLV, encoded by the coding sequence ATGGCTAAAACATTGGACAAGGTTGATGTAGTAGTAGTCGGCGTAGGTTGGGCAGGAGGGATAATTGCTGCCGAGTGCGCCAAGGCGGGATTGAAGGTACGTGGATTAGAGCGTGGAAAATCGAGGGGCACTGCGGATTATTTGATGGTGCATGACGAATACCGGTATGCAATCCGTTATGAGCTCATGCAAGACTTATCAAAGGAAACGATTACATTCCGCAACCATCGTAAAATGAGGGCGCTCCCGATGCGTCAAATGGGATCATTTCTCTTGGGGGAAGGGCTCGGCGGTGCCGGAACGCACTGGAATGGCCACACTTTTCGCTTCCTGCCGTACGACTTTGAAATTAAGACAATGACTGAGCAGAAGTACGGGAAGAATAAATTGTCGAAAGACTACTTACTTCAAGATTGGGGAGTCACTTACGATGAACTCGAGCCGTATTTCGACAAGTACGAAAAGACGGCAGGCATATCGGGAGAAGATGTAAACCCGTTCTGGGGGAAACGTTCTTCTGATTTTCCAACGCCGCCGATGAAGAGGACCCCAATTCTGAAGAAATTCGAAAATGCCACTACGTCGTTGGGCTACCACCCATACATGCTACCGTCCGCAAACCTGTCAGAGGCATACACAAACCCGGATGGCGAGGCAATCGGTCAATGCCAGTATTGCGCATTTTGCGAACGTTTCGGCTGTGAATATGGCGCCAAGTCGTCCGCTGAGATCACTGTCATTCCAACGGCCATGAAAACGGGAAATTTTGAAGTCCAGTTTCATGCGAATGTCGTCGAGGTGCTCAAGTCGGGGAACAAAGTGACGGGTGTCAGATATATCGATACAGAATCAGGGGAGGAGTTCATCCAGCCTGCCGAAGTCGTCGTACTGACTAGTTATGTAATGAACAATGCAAAACTCCTTATGGTGTCCAAAATCGGAGAGCAATACAATCCTGATACAGGCAGAGGAACTCTTGGGAAGAATTATGCATATCAAATTTTGCCGGGAGCAACCGGATTCTTTGATGAGCAGATGAATGTGTTCATGGGTGCAGGAGCCTTGGGCATGACGATTGATGATTTCAATGGCGACAGCTTTGATCATTCCGATCTCGACTTCATCCATGGCGCGAGTATTTCAATCGTACAGACAGGATACAGGCCGATCCAGACGAATCCGATTCCACCGGACGTGCCAGCCTGGGGAGCTGAGTTCAAGAAGGCATCCATTGAAAATTATACGCGTACGTTATCAGTTGGCGGACAAGGGGCTTCCATGCCGCATCGGGAAAACTTCATGTCGCTCGACCCTGACTATCGGGATGTCTATGGCGTACCGCTTTTGCAGCTGACGTACAATTTTACAGAACAGGACCGGAAATTGCATCAATATCTGACGGACCGGATTGCGGAAATTATGAAGGAGATGGGCGCGAAGACGGTGGTTCCAGGAAATCCGATTTCCGATTATGACATAGTTCCTTACCAAACTACACATAATACAGGTGGAACGATTATGGGCACGGATCCCGGCAACAGTGTTGTCAACACATACTTGCAACATTGGGACGCAGAGAACCTCTTCGTTGTCGGTGCAGGGAATTTCCCGCATAACGGCGGATATAACCCGACGGGGACGGTCGGGGCATTGGCATATCGCACATCGGAAGCCATTGTGAAATACAGCAAAACGGGAGGTTCTCTTGTTTAA
- the tatA gene encoding twin-arginine translocase TatA/TatE family subunit — MSLASIGVPGLIIILVIVLILFGPRKLPEVGSAVGKTLAEFKKSARDILDEDEVKKELPNKTDHS; from the coding sequence ATGAGTTTAGCGAGCATCGGCGTACCGGGCTTAATTATCATCTTAGTGATCGTCCTTATTCTTTTTGGTCCGCGCAAGTTGCCGGAAGTCGGTTCGGCGGTCGGCAAGACATTGGCGGAGTTCAAGAAGTCGGCACGTGACATTTTGGACGAAGATGAAGTGAAGAAGGAACTACCGAATAAGACGGATCATTCATAA
- the tatC gene encoding twin-arginine translocase subunit TatC — MDPYGDYRRKVLSPLDKKDMPEKLIAVKDEGTAKGVEEVAEKAAEDSIVGDPPLVEHLTDLRKQLIKSAVVFVTFFIGVFATVNLWFPVVTRGHELIVLGPMEVVVFYMSISTALAFGLSLPFLCHFLWQFVKPGLHPKERQFLSLYSPVMFLLFLAGLAFGYFVVNPLSYRFLISLGAMNFTVMVSAQEYAKFLLMTTMPIGLLFELPIVALFLAAIGVLTADTLRKVRKWSYLILAVLSALITPPDFVSQLIVLIPMILLYEASIFIVLYTERRNVAVQE; from the coding sequence ATGGATCCTTATGGTGATTACCGTAGGAAAGTCTTAAGCCCGCTCGATAAAAAGGACATGCCGGAAAAACTGATAGCGGTGAAAGATGAGGGAACGGCAAAAGGCGTAGAGGAAGTGGCGGAGAAAGCAGCGGAAGATTCAATTGTTGGAGACCCTCCGCTAGTCGAGCACCTGACCGATTTGCGCAAACAGCTCATTAAAAGCGCAGTCGTCTTTGTGACTTTTTTCATCGGTGTATTTGCGACTGTTAATCTGTGGTTTCCGGTTGTTACAAGAGGCCACGAACTGATTGTCCTCGGACCGATGGAAGTCGTCGTGTTTTATATGTCCATCTCGACCGCTTTGGCATTCGGATTGTCGCTCCCATTCCTCTGCCACTTTTTATGGCAATTCGTGAAGCCGGGGCTGCACCCGAAGGAAAGGCAGTTTCTCAGCTTATATTCGCCCGTCATGTTCCTATTATTCCTAGCAGGATTGGCGTTCGGCTATTTCGTCGTCAATCCATTGAGCTACCGTTTCCTTATATCATTAGGTGCGATGAACTTCACAGTGATGGTGTCCGCGCAGGAATATGCGAAGTTCCTGCTCATGACGACGATGCCGATCGGACTCCTGTTCGAACTGCCAATTGTCGCCTTATTTCTAGCTGCAATCGGTGTTTTGACCGCCGATACATTACGGAAAGTGAGAAAGTGGTCGTATCTTATTTTGGCAGTTTTATCTGCGCTCATTACGCCTCCCGACTTCGTCAGCCAGCTCATCGTCCTCATTCCGATGATCTTGCTATACGAGGCGAGCATCTTCATCGTTCTCTACACGGAGAGACGCAATGTCGCGGTACAAGAATAA
- a CDS encoding nucleotidyltransferase domain-containing protein gives MLRSCRKVVDWIEGYDRPWGIAGGWAIDLFVGNKTREHSDIEIAILREDQHRIKTILADWSFQKAVRGELVAWQSEMLELPIHELHGVNRMGERLEVLLNEVENAQWIFRRDPAITFPSSRLFLITEDGIPYLHPAVVVLYKAKNSREKDHADFLSVKDLLSNEDQQWLCNAFKIHVPGHPWISHLQEGIKFSRGKGQ, from the coding sequence ATGCTGCGCTCATGCCGAAAAGTGGTGGACTGGATCGAAGGATATGATCGTCCTTGGGGGATTGCGGGTGGTTGGGCGATCGATCTCTTTGTTGGGAATAAAACACGGGAACACTCGGACATCGAAATCGCCATTCTTCGGGAAGACCAACATAGGATAAAAACCATCTTAGCTGATTGGTCCTTTCAAAAAGCGGTACGCGGTGAACTCGTTGCGTGGCAATCGGAGATGTTGGAGCTGCCGATCCATGAATTGCACGGCGTTAATCGAATGGGAGAGCGCTTGGAAGTGTTGTTGAATGAAGTGGAAAATGCCCAATGGATATTTAGACGGGATCCGGCAATCACGTTTCCAAGCTCTAGACTTTTCTTAATTACCGAGGATGGCATTCCTTATTTGCATCCGGCTGTCGTCGTTCTGTACAAAGCAAAAAATTCGCGAGAGAAGGACCATGCTGATTTTCTTTCTGTGAAGGACCTGTTAAGTAATGAAGACCAGCAATGGCTTTGTAATGCATTTAAAATTCACGTGCCCGGTCACCCGTGGATTTCTCATTTGCAAGAAGGCATCAAGTTTTCAAGGGGGAAAGGACAATGA
- a CDS encoding cysteine hydrolase family protein gives MKKTALVVIDVQNAMFMEEDPVYQGEVLIRNIKDLLAEARSNKTPIFFIQHNEAVGQPLEKGSFGWKIHPELAPAEQDTIIQKTTPDSFHKTDFEEQLKQRKIEHLVLAGIQTDICVDTTCRRAFSMGYDVTLVADAHSTWNSGSLSAQQIINHHNGLLRWFSHVRKTSEIRFSE, from the coding sequence ATGAAGAAGACAGCACTTGTCGTAATTGACGTTCAAAATGCAATGTTTATGGAAGAAGATCCGGTATATCAAGGGGAAGTATTGATTCGTAACATCAAAGATCTACTAGCCGAGGCCCGGTCCAATAAAACACCAATCTTTTTCATTCAGCATAATGAAGCAGTGGGTCAACCATTGGAAAAGGGGAGTTTCGGGTGGAAAATACATCCTGAATTAGCGCCCGCTGAACAGGATACAATCATTCAAAAGACAACGCCGGATTCATTCCACAAAACGGACTTTGAAGAGCAACTGAAACAACGAAAGATTGAGCATCTCGTCCTGGCTGGGATTCAAACGGATATTTGCGTAGATACGACGTGCAGGAGAGCGTTCAGTATGGGCTATGACGTCACGTTGGTTGCGGATGCACATAGTACGTGGAATTCCGGGAGCCTATCCGCCCAACAAATCATCAATCACCATAATGGATTGTTGAGATGGTTTTCGCATGTAAGGAAAACGAGCGAAATACGATTTAGCGAATGA
- a CDS encoding L,D-transpeptidase, whose product MVRWIDISVGKHELKLFDGDRLLKKYPIAVGRMVTATPIGTFKIINKQLNPGGPFGAYWMGLSKPHYGIHGTNNPSSIGKNVSRGCIRMHNKDVLALSKEVLIGTTVVIHK is encoded by the coding sequence ATGGTGCGTTGGATTGACATCTCCGTTGGAAAGCATGAGTTAAAACTATTTGATGGAGATCGCTTGCTTAAAAAGTATCCGATTGCGGTAGGGAGGATGGTGACGGCTACGCCAATCGGTACATTTAAAATCATTAACAAACAGCTGAACCCGGGCGGTCCGTTCGGCGCATATTGGATGGGTCTGTCTAAACCCCATTATGGAATCCATGGAACAAATAATCCTTCATCCATCGGGAAAAACGTGTCACGCGGCTGTATCCGGATGCATAACAAAGATGTCCTGGCGCTATCCAAGGAAGTGCTGATAGGGACAACGGTCGTCATCCATAAATGA
- a CDS encoding helix-turn-helix domain-containing protein, translated as MNEFELCPRFEKAVSILSQRWTALILYQLMSGPQRFCTMTDKLGVSGKTLTERLKDLEQRGYVVREVYPETPVRIEYSLTEKGKSLTPIMKEIEDWSRKWITVEE; from the coding sequence ATGAATGAATTTGAACTTTGCCCACGCTTCGAAAAGGCTGTTTCGATCTTGAGCCAAAGATGGACTGCATTGATTTTATATCAGCTCATGTCTGGTCCACAGCGCTTCTGCACGATGACCGACAAATTGGGAGTAAGCGGAAAAACATTGACGGAACGGTTGAAGGATTTGGAGCAGCGCGGATACGTCGTCCGTGAAGTATACCCAGAAACACCGGTGCGTATCGAGTATTCATTGACGGAGAAAGGAAAATCTTTGACGCCGATTATGAAAGAGATTGAAGATTGGTCGAGGAAATGGATTACAGTCGAAGAATAG
- a CDS encoding VOC family protein, which translates to MNFHQPPQIYTGEVVLKVTDLDKLTSFYTEMIGFRVLEKEDNRIVLTADGKNPLLVLEQPEHILPKEPRRTGLYHFALLLPTRADLGKAIKHFSKNQIPLGASDHLVSEALYLSDPDGNGIEIYRDREPESWKWQNDFVAMSTDPLDARAIVEASGNEEWNGLPEGTIMGHVHLHVASLPETQAFYEALGFRVVTHYPQALFMSTGNYHHHLGLNTWNGAGAPRPSEESAGLKAYTLVYPDEETLAAAIARIEGLGATVESRAGQFVTEDPAGNGIIFRIHG; encoded by the coding sequence ATGAATTTTCATCAACCACCACAAATATATACAGGGGAAGTCGTTTTGAAAGTGACTGACCTCGACAAATTGACAAGCTTCTATACGGAAATGATCGGATTTCGCGTGTTGGAAAAGGAGGATAACCGCATTGTGTTGACAGCGGATGGCAAAAATCCGTTGCTCGTATTGGAACAACCGGAACATATACTTCCGAAAGAGCCGAGACGCACGGGGCTTTATCATTTCGCGCTTTTATTGCCGACACGAGCGGATCTTGGAAAAGCGATCAAACATTTTTCGAAGAACCAAATACCTCTCGGGGCGTCAGATCACCTCGTGAGCGAAGCGTTGTACCTATCGGACCCTGATGGAAATGGCATCGAAATCTACCGTGATCGGGAACCGGAATCTTGGAAATGGCAAAATGATTTTGTCGCGATGAGCACCGATCCGCTTGACGCAAGAGCAATTGTTGAAGCAAGTGGAAATGAAGAATGGAACGGCTTACCCGAAGGGACGATCATGGGGCACGTCCATCTCCACGTCGCTAGCCTTCCCGAGACGCAGGCTTTCTATGAAGCGTTAGGGTTCAGAGTCGTCACTCACTACCCGCAAGCTTTGTTCATGTCGACGGGAAATTATCACCATCACCTAGGACTGAATACGTGGAACGGAGCGGGCGCACCTCGACCATCCGAAGAAAGTGCCGGACTCAAAGCATACACACTTGTTTATCCTGACGAAGAGACGTTGGCTGCTGCAATTGCAAGAATTGAAGGGCTTGGCGCAACGGTGGAATCAAGAGCAGGACAATTTGTGACGGAAGATCCGGCAGGGAATGGAATTATTTTTCGAATCCACGGATAA
- a CDS encoding AI-2E family transporter encodes MTKKLWFQVGVGILLAILIIKYFMEISFIFAPVIIIIKAIILPLLLGGVLYYMTEPIQRFLEDRNIPRWGSILFILAGLALVLGIFISIIGPHVTKQVNNLVENAPTLAKDFDAMRDMLSQQKEYLPEKLQDSIDSAADSLQTIAVNFSKWVVQFLQSFFQAIFLLVLVPFFFIFMLKDHEKFAPLIYNFFSGERRDWVKKTLSDIDNVLRSYIQGQFLISAILAAIIFVGYLILGLQYALLLAIFALFMNLVPFIGPWIAVAPALIIAYMDSPKLVIGVAIVTLVAQQIDSNLITPNVMGKSLDIHPLTVITIILAAGNIAGFVGIIVGVPVYAVGKVIVRNIYEQRRKIKHAATKNV; translated from the coding sequence TTGACGAAGAAGCTCTGGTTCCAAGTTGGTGTCGGCATTTTGCTTGCCATATTAATCATTAAATATTTCATGGAGATCAGTTTCATATTTGCGCCGGTCATCATTATTATTAAAGCGATCATTTTACCGCTGCTGCTCGGCGGCGTGCTCTATTACATGACTGAACCGATCCAGCGTTTCCTGGAAGATCGAAATATTCCGCGCTGGGGTAGCATTTTGTTCATCTTGGCGGGTCTTGCCCTCGTACTTGGGATTTTCATTTCCATCATAGGACCCCATGTGACGAAACAGGTGAATAATCTTGTCGAAAATGCGCCGACTTTGGCAAAGGACTTCGACGCCATGAGAGATATGTTGTCGCAACAGAAAGAATATTTGCCGGAAAAACTCCAGGATTCGATTGACAGTGCTGCGGATTCGCTTCAGACGATTGCCGTGAATTTCAGCAAATGGGTCGTCCAATTTTTGCAATCCTTTTTCCAAGCGATATTCCTGCTCGTATTGGTGCCATTCTTCTTCATCTTCATGTTGAAGGATCATGAAAAATTCGCCCCCCTCATTTATAACTTCTTCAGCGGCGAACGTCGTGATTGGGTGAAGAAGACATTGAGTGACATCGACAATGTGTTGCGCTCTTATATTCAGGGCCAGTTTCTGATCAGTGCAATATTGGCAGCTATCATTTTTGTCGGGTATTTGATCCTCGGTCTGCAATACGCATTATTGCTAGCGATTTTCGCGCTTTTCATGAACTTGGTGCCATTCATCGGGCCATGGATTGCTGTCGCACCGGCACTCATCATTGCATATATGGATAGCCCTAAACTTGTCATTGGTGTCGCGATCGTCACGCTCGTCGCCCAGCAAATTGACAGCAACCTCATCACGCCGAACGTCATGGGCAAATCGCTAGACATCCACCCGCTCACTGTCATTACAATCATCCTGGCAGCGGGCAACATCGCCGGCTTCGTTGGCATTATCGTCGGTGTGCCAGTGTATGCGGTCGGAAAAGTCATTGTACGGAATATTTATGAGCAACGAAGAAAAATCAAACATGCCGCTACGAAAAATGTGTAG